The following proteins are encoded in a genomic region of Maylandia zebra isolate NMK-2024a linkage group LG1, Mzebra_GT3a, whole genome shotgun sequence:
- the ctxnd1 gene encoding cortexin domain-containing 1 protein yields MEMEGTAEPAFVDVDQGLTLACVAFLCLLLMAMIIRCAKVIMDPYSAIPTSTWEEQHLDD; encoded by the coding sequence ATGGAGATGGAAGGTACTGCTGAGCCAGCCTTTGTGGATGTGGACCAGGGCCTGACTTTAGCCTGTGTCGCCTTCCTCTGCTTACTGCTGATGGCCATGATCATCCGCTGTGCCAAGGTCATAATGGACCCATATAGTGCGATTCCTACCTCCACATGGGAGGAACAGCACTTGGATGActaa